A stretch of Cynocephalus volans isolate mCynVol1 chromosome 9, mCynVol1.pri, whole genome shotgun sequence DNA encodes these proteins:
- the TLR2 gene encoding toll-like receptor 2, translated as MPLVLWTVLALGAAISISKEGSPDQASLSCDSAGVCDGRSRSLNSIPSGITAAMKSLDLSYNEITRIGNSDLQRCVNLKVLMLMSNGINTIDEDSFLPLGSLEHLDLAYNHLSNLLPSWFKPLSSLKFLNLLGNPYKTLGETSLFSHLTNLQILRVGNTYNFSKIQRKDFAGLTFLEKLEIDASNLQSYEPTSLKSIQNISHLILYMKQPNLLPEIFVDLLSSVEHVELRDTNLRPLCFPELSISETSPLLKKFTFRNVEITDTSFNKIIKMLSYASGLLDLEFDDCTLDGIGDFRDSDAYRVEDSGKVETLTIRSLRIPNFYSFYDLSTVYSLTERVKRITVENSHVFLVPCLFSRHLKSLEYLDLSENLMVEDRLKNSACEDAWPSLQTLILRQNHLKSLEKTGETLLTLKNLTNLDISKNNFHSMPETCYWPEKLKYLNLSSTRIQSLTHCIPQTLEILDVSNNNLNSCSLILPQLKELYISQNKLKTLPDASFFPLLVVMKISRNTINTISKEQLDSFHKLKTLEAGGNNFICSCEFLSFTQEQQALAEVLIDWPENYLCDSPSHVRGQQVQDTHLSVSECHRAALVSGMCCVLFLLILLIGVLCHRFHGLWYMRMMWAWLQAKRKPRKAPSRDICYDAFVSYSERDSYWVENLMVQELENFNPPFKLCLHKRDFIPGKWIIDNIIDSIEKSHKTVFVLSENFVKSEWCRYELDFSHFRLFDENNDAAILVLLEPLEKKAIPQRFCKLRRIMNTKTYLEWPSDEARQEGFWLNLRAAIKS; from the coding sequence ATGCCACTTGTTTTGTGGACAGTGTTGGCCTTAGGGGCTGCAATCAGTATCTCCAAGGAAGGGTCCCCTGATCAAGCTTCTCTGTCTTGTGACTCGGCTGGTGTCTGCGATGGCCGCTCCAGATCTTTAAACTCCATCCCCTCAGGGATCACAGCAGCTATGAAAAGCCTTGACCTGTCCTACAATGAGATCACCCGTATCGGCAACAGTGACCTGCAGAGGTGTGTGAACCTCAAAGTTCTGATGCTAATGTCTAATGGAATTAACACAATAGACGAAGACTCTTTTTTACCCCTGGGCAGTCTCGAACATTTGGACTTAGCCTATAATCACTTATCTAATTTATTACCCTCCTGGTTCAAGCCCCTTTCTTCCTTAAAATTCTTAAACTTGCTGGGAAATCCTTACAAAACACTTGGGGAAACAtctcttttttctcatctcaCAAATTTGCAAATCCTGAGAGTAGGAAATACTTATAACTTCTCTAAGATTCAGAGAAAGGATTTTGCTGGACTCACCTTTCTTGAGAAACTTGAGATTGATGCTTCAAATCTCCAGAGTTATGAGCCAACCAGTTTAAAATCAATTCAGAACATAAGTCATCTGATCCTTTATATGAAACAGCCTAATTTACTGCCCGAGATTTTTGTAGATCTTTTAAGTTCCGTGGAACATGTGGAACTGAGGGATACTAATTTGAGGCCTCTCTGTTTTCCAGAGCTATCCATAAGTGAAACAAGTCCATTGTTAAAAAAGTTTACATTTAGAAATGTGGAAATCACCGATAcaagttttaataaaattataaaaatgctgAGTTACGCTTCTGGATTATTAGACTTAGAGTTTGATGACTGTACCCTTGATGGAATCGGTGATTTCAGAGACTCTGACGCATACAGAGTTGAAGACTCTGGTAAAGTAGAAACATTAACAATACGAAGTTTGCGTATTCCaaatttttactcattttatgATCTGAGTACTGTATACTCACTCACAGAAAGAGTTAAAAGAATCACGGTAGAAAACAGTCATGTTTTTCTGGTTCCTTGTTTATTTTCAAGACACTTAAAATCATTAGAATACTTGGATCTCAGTGAAAATTTGATGGTCGAAGATCGGTTGAAAAATTCAGCCTGTGAGGATGCCTGGCCTTCCCTACAAACCTTAATTTTAAGACAAAATCATTTGAAATCATTAGAAAAAACTGGAGAGACTTTGCTTACTCTGAAAAACCTGACTAATCTTGATATCAGTAAGAACAATTTTCATTCTATGCCTGAAACTTGTTACTGGCCAGAAAAGCTGAAATATTTGAACTTATCCAGCACACGAATACAGAGTTTAACTCACTGCATTCCCCAGACACTGGAAATTTTAGATGTTAGCAATAACAATCTCAATTCGTGTTCTTTGATTTTGCcacaactcaaagaactttatATTTCCCAAAACAAGTTGAAGACTCTACCAGATGCCTCCTTCTTTCCCCTGTTAGTAGTCATGAAGATCAGTAGGAATACAATAAATACTATCTCTAAGGAGCAACTTGATTCTTTTCACAAACTGAAGACTTTGGAAGCTGGTGGCAACAATTTCATTTGCTCCTGTGAATTCCTGTCCTTCACTCAGGAGCAGCAGGCCCTGGCTGAGGTCCTGATTGACTGGCCAGAAAACTACCTGTGTGACTCTCCGTCCCACGTGAGGGGCCAGCAGGTTCAGGACACCCATCTCTCAGTTTCAGAATGCCACAGGGCAGCACTCGTGTCTGGCATGTGCTGTGTGCTTTTCCTGTTGATCTTGCTCATCGGGGTTCTGTGCCACCGTTTCCATGGACTGTGGTACATGAGAATGATGTGGgcctggctccaggccaaaaggaaGCCTCGGAAAGCTCCCAGCAGGGACATCTGTTATGATGCATTTGTTTCTTACAGTGAACGGGATTCCTACTGGGTGGAGAACCTCATGGTCCAGGAGCTGGAGAACTTCAATCCCCCCTTCAAGCTGTGTCTGCATAAGAGAGACTTTATTCCTGGCAAGTGGATCATTGACAATATCATCGACTCCATTGAAAAGAGCCACAAAACTGTCTTTGTGCTTTCTGAGAACTTTGTGAAGAGCGAGTGGTGCAGGTACGAGCTGGACTTCTCCCATTTCCGTCTCTTTGATGAGAACAATGACGCTGCCATTCTTGTTCTTCTGGAGCCCCTTGAGAAAAAGGCCATTCCCCAGCGCTTCTGCAAGCTGCGGAGGATAATGAACACTAAGACCTACCTGGAGTGGCCCAGTGATGAAGCTCGGCAGGAAGGGTTCTGGTTAAATCTGAGAGCTGCAATAAAGTCCTAG